Proteins co-encoded in one Opitutales bacterium genomic window:
- a CDS encoding PAS domain-containing protein produces MEPNSKTKHPAHSDRIDGAWLVDAAGSVLSSSAETAGRWDGLESATSIEQLGRALGNSWEKAVRHFMGAEAAAGEKKLCDICLSGLDMRWVFRRMSQGNAFDTSYLLEVTSVLAVEGNALSLSGNAQRIAQSLSDYPDVIILLDPNGNYIDVITSEYSQLVVDLEQFEGKSIHDILPPLQAGQLQQAIDQTLSTGEVQILEYFLTIKGERKWFEGRTSLIRDQGVRQIVLVSREISQRKQKESIYSKKIERFDEFFELAPSILAVCKKNGRIIKANSTFSSVTGFTLAELQERRLRDLAHEEDRRQIASVLRYTRQRQVKEPLNCEFRILTSWGEVRVVHWNIRVEPKKGLVYIAGQDTIQERETSLKIQESESMFRALGEHATDGFWNWDLLKDEVFLSPGLKRLLGYEDDELANTIEAWKGLVAPADLRSLNKALDNHFVLGVPFAHTTRFRHRDGSLLWILCRGQAFTDQSGRFSRMVGTHTNITSAKAAQEQLAQQVDYLNLAQRAAGMGIWQWDIIANKLEFDDLVLELWGRTREEFEADPEALMSWIHPDDREMVRDRTYEAVSKRKRYRSQFRIIHPEKELCVIDAYGEVYYDDNGLPLRLIGVNMDVTIAVKAQARAESLNDDLEAALTQANQAALEAELANQAKSTFLASMSHEIRTPLNAVIGMSSLLRDTELSETQRDYLDTVVSSGDALLSLINDILDYSKIEAGKVELESVEFPLLKCLDEAVSIISEKASQRSLELVTQVSPDIPTQALGDVTRIRQILVNLLGNAVKFTEDGHVLLRVDMASSDSAEVIEVRFSVEDSGIGISPEQQELLFESFTQADSSTTRKFGGTGLGLAISKRLAEMMGASMFVASEQGVGSTFSLTVPLKRAVTPPSVELPGCFVYYHGIEGRLRTSLSLMLERSMRVVEENLEPEEPLSKDMRHICFVDLDRQGETEIEVAKIQCLRAQGLKIVGVGEHPELWPRGLFDFLVRKPLLVAVFLQRLREHFATVTDDLEDGAPMATVLDKSFARSFPLRILMAEDNKVNQKVGTLMLAKLGYPVEVVNDGSEALSRVMEEDFDIVLMDIQMPEMDGFEATSHILREKGDNAPYISALTANAMQEDYERVRRSGMRGFLTKPLRLESMAEVLKEAHDFVEERCRTSR; encoded by the coding sequence GTGGAACCCAATTCTAAGACCAAACACCCAGCACATTCCGACCGTATTGACGGGGCGTGGCTAGTCGACGCCGCGGGCTCCGTGCTCAGTTCGTCTGCCGAAACAGCAGGGCGCTGGGATGGGTTAGAATCTGCAACTTCGATCGAGCAGTTGGGTCGAGCATTGGGTAATAGTTGGGAAAAAGCTGTGCGCCACTTCATGGGAGCGGAGGCTGCCGCGGGAGAAAAGAAGCTATGTGATATTTGTCTTTCTGGCCTCGATATGCGCTGGGTATTCCGGCGCATGTCTCAAGGAAATGCCTTTGACACGAGTTACTTGCTGGAGGTCACCAGCGTATTAGCCGTGGAAGGCAATGCACTGAGCCTATCCGGAAATGCTCAGCGTATAGCTCAGTCGCTGAGTGACTACCCTGATGTCATCATACTGCTCGATCCGAATGGAAATTACATCGATGTCATCACGTCGGAGTATTCGCAGTTGGTGGTAGATTTGGAACAGTTCGAGGGAAAGAGCATTCATGACATCCTACCTCCACTGCAGGCGGGACAACTTCAGCAAGCTATCGATCAGACTTTGAGCACCGGAGAGGTCCAGATACTCGAGTATTTTTTGACGATCAAAGGTGAGCGCAAATGGTTTGAAGGGCGTACTTCGTTGATCCGGGATCAAGGTGTCCGACAGATTGTTTTGGTTTCCAGAGAGATAAGTCAGCGCAAGCAAAAAGAGAGTATATACTCCAAGAAGATCGAGCGCTTTGATGAGTTTTTCGAGCTGGCGCCAAGTATTCTCGCTGTGTGTAAGAAGAACGGTCGTATCATTAAGGCCAACAGCACGTTTTCTTCAGTTACAGGATTCACACTGGCGGAGCTCCAGGAACGCCGTCTGCGTGACTTGGCGCATGAGGAAGATCGGCGACAGATCGCAAGTGTGTTGCGCTACACAAGGCAGCGTCAGGTAAAGGAGCCACTTAATTGCGAATTCCGTATCCTTACCTCTTGGGGTGAGGTGCGAGTCGTTCATTGGAATATCCGTGTTGAGCCGAAAAAGGGCCTCGTCTATATTGCCGGACAGGACACGATTCAAGAACGCGAGACGAGCCTAAAAATCCAAGAGAGCGAATCGATGTTTCGTGCTCTGGGCGAGCATGCTACAGATGGTTTCTGGAATTGGGACTTGCTGAAGGATGAGGTATTTTTGAGCCCCGGTTTGAAGCGCCTTCTAGGGTATGAGGACGATGAGTTAGCAAATACGATAGAGGCGTGGAAGGGATTGGTGGCTCCTGCTGATCTGAGATCCCTCAACAAGGCGCTGGATAACCATTTTGTGCTGGGTGTGCCCTTCGCGCACACCACTCGTTTCCGTCATCGGGATGGCAGTCTTCTCTGGATACTCTGCCGAGGCCAGGCTTTCACGGATCAGTCGGGACGGTTTAGTAGGATGGTGGGCACTCATACAAACATCACCAGTGCCAAGGCGGCTCAGGAGCAATTAGCGCAACAGGTCGACTACCTTAACCTGGCACAGAGGGCTGCAGGAATGGGAATTTGGCAGTGGGATATCATTGCCAATAAACTTGAATTTGACGATTTAGTCTTGGAGTTGTGGGGGCGGACGCGCGAAGAGTTTGAGGCAGATCCAGAAGCGCTGATGAGTTGGATTCATCCGGATGATCGCGAGATGGTCCGAGATCGGACTTACGAGGCGGTTTCTAAGCGTAAGCGATATCGGTCGCAATTTCGCATCATCCATCCTGAGAAGGAGCTCTGCGTCATCGATGCTTATGGTGAGGTATATTATGATGATAATGGCCTACCTCTCCGACTGATCGGAGTAAATATGGACGTTACCATCGCAGTTAAGGCTCAGGCCCGAGCTGAATCGCTCAATGACGATTTGGAAGCGGCGCTGACTCAAGCTAATCAAGCCGCCCTCGAAGCCGAATTGGCAAACCAGGCCAAGAGTACCTTCTTGGCTTCGATGAGCCACGAGATCCGCACACCGCTGAATGCGGTGATTGGGATGTCCAGTCTACTGCGCGACACTGAGCTTTCGGAGACTCAGCGAGACTATCTAGATACCGTGGTAAGTAGTGGTGATGCCTTGCTCTCACTCATTAATGACATCCTCGATTACTCGAAAATTGAGGCAGGTAAGGTCGAATTGGAATCGGTTGAGTTTCCTCTGCTCAAATGCCTAGATGAGGCGGTTTCGATCATCTCTGAAAAAGCGAGTCAGCGGTCCTTGGAATTGGTCACACAGGTGTCTCCAGATATCCCAACACAGGCTTTGGGAGATGTGACTCGAATCCGGCAAATCTTAGTCAACCTTCTGGGGAATGCCGTCAAGTTTACGGAGGACGGTCACGTGTTGCTGCGTGTAGACATGGCGAGTTCTGATTCAGCCGAAGTCATCGAAGTGAGATTCTCAGTTGAAGATAGCGGAATTGGTATTTCGCCCGAGCAGCAGGAATTACTTTTCGAATCTTTCACTCAAGCGGATAGTTCTACGACGCGTAAGTTTGGGGGTACTGGTCTGGGCTTAGCGATATCGAAACGCCTTGCAGAAATGATGGGCGCATCGATGTTTGTTGCTAGCGAACAAGGGGTAGGTAGTACTTTTTCTTTAACAGTTCCCCTTAAACGGGCTGTTACGCCTCCGTCGGTAGAGCTTCCTGGTTGCTTCGTTTACTACCATGGGATCGAGGGACGTCTGCGGACATCGCTCAGTTTAATGTTGGAGCGTTCGATGCGTGTAGTTGAAGAAAACTTGGAGCCCGAGGAGCCGCTGTCTAAGGATATGCGGCATATCTGCTTCGTGGATTTGGACCGCCAGGGAGAAACGGAGATCGAGGTAGCGAAAATCCAGTGTCTACGTGCGCAAGGGCTGAAAATCGTGGGCGTGGGCGAACACCCTGAACTGTGGCCACGAGGGTTATTTGATTTTCTAGTTCGCAAGCCTCTTTTGGTCGCAGTCTTCCTTCAAAGGCTCAGAGAGCATTTCGCTACAGTAACGGATGACTTAGAAGATGGGGCTCCGATGGCTACAGTTCTCGACAAGAGTTTCGCCCGCTCCTTTCCCCTGCGCATCCTCATGGCTGAAGACAATAAGGTGAACCAGAAGGTTGGCACGCTGATGCTCGCAAAGTTGGGTTATCCAGTCGAGGTGGTGAATGACGGTAGTGAAGCGCTTAGTAGAGTAATGGAAGAGGATTTCGACATCGTGCTGATGGATATACAGATGCCTGAGATGGATGGTTTTGAAGCGACCAGCCATATCCTTCGTGAAAAGGGAGATAATGCGCCATACATCAGTGCTCTTACAGCAAATGCGATGCAGGAAGACTACGAACGCGTGCGTCGTTCGGGCATGCGAGGGTTTCTAACAAAGCCACTCAGGCTTGAGTCGATGGCTGAGGTCTTGAAAGAGGCACATGATTTTGTTGAGGAACGCTGCCGAACCTCGCGCTAG